The window TTCAGCCGGACTGCAGGCCAATCTCAATGATTGCGACAGCCTGATCGTCGGCACCGAAGGCGCAGACATCGCTCGTTGACGCTCCCAGCAGTGCGCGGGCTAATAGTGATGAGAACGAAATCCGTTTTGTCGCTGGATCGGCTTTATCGTCGCCGACGATGTCGATCGTGCGCAGCTTGCCCTTGAGCCGGAAAATTGTCCGTGTGCCAAACGCCACTTCATCGCCCGTTGGTATGGGGGCAAGTTCAGCCGTTGCGTGGCGGGTTTGCCAATACCGCTTTTGGCGCATCAGCACTTCGATCGCGTTCTTATCGGTGCAACCGGCAATTTCGGCTTCGATTGCGGACAACCGGTCCTCAATCAACTGCTTTCCTGCCGCTGTGAACAGGTTGGGTCCAGCAGGGATCGGAAGCTCGAACCGTGGCTCCTTGTGTTCCTCGTCGCTCTCACGACGAAATGCGACGCTTACGACGACCTCCGATGGATTGGTATTCCAGTGCACATGCGGCGCGATCGCCGACAACAGCAATGCACTTCGAATGTTTATGGCCGGGAAGGTTTGCAAAGCTTCTGCATGGTAAACAAGGATGCGAGGGCGCTTTGAATGGCATTGTGCGCAAGACGGTCATTATGGGCTATACAGATGAGGTCAAACGATGGCACGCGGGCCTGAGTCTTTGGCGGCCGAATTCCGCCTAAACCATCAAACAGCTGCGAAGAGTAGAAGGGCCAAGTCAGCTCGGTCTGCACTCCCGATCAAAGAATTCTAGCGAACTTGGGCTGTCAAATGCGCGCGCATGGCCGACAATCCAATTGGGCTTAGT of the Aquisediminimonas profunda genome contains:
- a CDS encoding GreA/GreB family elongation factor; amino-acid sequence: MLLSAIAPHVHWNTNPSEVVVSVAFRRESDEEHKEPRFELPIPAGPNLFTAAGKQLIEDRLSAIEAEIAGCTDKNAIEVLMRQKRYWQTRHATAELAPIPTGDEVAFGTRTIFRLKGKLRTIDIVGDDKADPATKRISFSSLLARALLGASTSDVCAFGADDQAVAIIEIGLQSG